ATTGAGCGGCTTGTAAACTAGTTTGCCACCCTCGCTAACTACTGCCATTAAAGTTGACGTCTCACGATATGATTCCCTTAGGTTGATGGATAAGATAAGGGAGCCGTCTTCATCATACCCCTTTTTCTTCACAGTTATGCTGCTGAACCACTCTTTAACCACTTTATTTTCTTGCGCATAACCTGCTGGCTCGCTGCTTTTACTTTTAGAGAGGTAGCCTTCTAGATAAACCTTAAACCGCTCCTCCCCAATATGAATAGTATACTTGTAGGTTAGGCTGAACCTACCTCTAACATCAGAGATAGTAAGCTTCAGATCAACATTCCCACCATAGGCAGAGGGGTCGATGATGAACGCAACTCCAGCAGCCAACAGAATGTTGGCTGGTGTTGTGTTGGAGAGGTCGATGACCGTCGAATACTCCTTAAGAGGAGCACCGATCGGGGCCAAAACTCTAGTAGAAAACTTCTCGAAATACAATTTTGGAGGCGTCCGCTCAAGCTCCTTCACTGCGTTTTCAACCGATCTCCTATACCAATCCTCGTAAGTATCGTTCGCCCTCCTCATTACGCCACTGTAGTATCCGGAAAGCGTTAGGTTGAGTGGCGCGATGTGCTGGTAGCTGACTGAAGCTAGCGGCTTAATGTAGCCCTTATTACCCTCCACAGACCAGTTGACTACTAAGACGCTAGCCATAGGGTCATACTTAGGTAAGGCGTCAAGTATGTTGTTGAGAGAGCTCGGCATCGGCAGCGACCCATTACCCGTTAAAGCTGCGTAAAGAGCTGTGTAAAGATACTCTTCTTCAAATCTCACATCGTCAACCGGTAAGATGATGAAGTTGATGTTCTCACCCTTCGGCAAAGTAACCACAGCGCCATCCGACATCTTCAGATAGGAGTAGAGATACTGCGGGTTCGTTGAGAAGATCGGCTTAGCAAGAGGAAAGTAGAAGACAGCAGAAGTATATGGTTCCGCTTCACTTGTCATAAAGCCTTCTGAAGGCCTATTCATAGGGAAATAAGAGCCCCATAAAGTAGCCAGAGGGTCAAAAGGTACATTATAGATGAAGCTGAATCGAGGCCATTCCACTACAATAGGACCAACCCTCTTGTATCCAAAATAGGTGAGGTTAACCCAAGGATTGACTAAGCCGCTCCTCAATTTACTCACATAATCGCTAAACTTATCCACCAACCCTAGACGGGCAGTCCCATTCGGGAAACTAAGCGAATATTTTACAAAAGGCTCTTTGTACGACCCAATCACATCATACCCCTCGCCTCTATACATAGCCAACCCATACACACGAAGGTTTTTACCAAGCCAATCAGCCAACCGCTCATAAGGATCACTGACCTGGGAAGCACCCTCAGCCAACCCGCTAACTAGAAGAAGAGAGATGCTAACGAGCGAAAACAGCTTCAAACCTACCGAGATCGAAACTCCTTCCCTCAATTTACACTATATGAATACCTTCTAAAAACTAGCTATTAAAAATTACTTTGTAAAAGGATAACCTCCCTTTAAGAGACTTCCTGCCAATCGGATAAGTTGCGTAGGAAGGAGTCCTTCAAAGTATATTTACAACCAAGCCTTATCAGTTAGCTATGAGGCTGAGTTGGTGCCTTTCCTCTTCTTTTCCTGAACTGCTAAAGGAGGCTAGGTTATGTGAGACAGTTGATCTTGATGGTGTGTGGTACTCTGATTATCAAGCCCCATTTTCAGAAACGATTGAACTATATGTTGCATTGACATCTGTTGCTTTAAGAACACGGAGAGTATTTGTCGGATCTTTTGTCACGGACGTTCTAAGGCGTCACCCCATGGTTGCAGCGCACGCTTACGCCTCACTGAGCTACATCGCGCCTCAAAGACTCATTCTAGGACTTGGTGCTGGAGCTGGGACAAGCCACCTCAGCTACGGCATAAAACTCCACGATTTGGCAACTAAGCTCAAGGAGGGCTTAAAGGTGATAAAATCGCTCTGGAAGGCCTCTCCAGAGAAGCCGGCTGATTTTAAAGGGAAGCATTTCACATTAGAAAGAGCAGGATCGCCTCTAAAGCCAGCTAGCATTATCCCGATATACATCGCTTCCTATGGACCGAAGATGATAGAGATAACAGCTGAGCTTGCTGACGGCTGGATACCTGAGTCCCATACACCACTAACCTACAAGATAACATTAGATAAAATCTATTTCTTGATGAGGAGGTTTGGAAGAGAAGCTGAAGAGTTAGAGCCTTGCCTTGCCGCTATATTTTACCCATTTGAACCTGATACAGAATCCTACCAGCGCATCCTAAACGCGGCGAAACACTATCTGGCTACTTATCCCGATGTACTATGGGCTGCAGGGTACGGGCGAAATCACCCTGGGTTAAGGACGCAGCACCTAATGGCGAAGCCAAATCTGTGGGATGAACTGGCCAACGAGGTTCCAGACGATCTAGCCGACTCCACAATTATTTACGGTAAAGTTGAGGAATGCATCAATAGAATAGCCCATTTCAGAGATGCTGGATGCCAACACATAATACTAGAACCATATTGGATAGAAAAGCGTAAGTTAAAAGAGGCAATTAGAATAGCAGGCAATAAGATCAAACCAAGCATTCAGAGCCTATGAAAAACGAGGGTTCACGTTTACCCTTAGAAGAAAACCTAAACCCCTCTCTACCGTCTTGACGTTTAATGAGGAAAGTAAAGATTGTTTTAAGGTGAGTGGGCCGGGCCGGATTTGAACCGGCGACCTTCGCCGTGTGAGAGCGACGTCCTGCCGAGCTAGACTACCGGCCCTGCTGCTAAATTTTAGGTTGAGTGCTTATGTTAAGTTTACGCTACTTCTTGGCGCCTAGGGTTCTGTTCTTTAGCCTTAGGTCGTCGCTGCGGCATCTTCTACATCTGGTTGCGGTTATTGCGTTCTTCTTGCCACATCTTAAACAGATTTTGAAGAAGAGTTTCCTCTTTTGGGCTAGCTGCTTTTTTGCTACATCTGTTATCGGCATACCGCTTACCTCCCCTTTTCTCCATTTGAGCGAGGGTATTTCTATTTTGCGACTGAACAAAAGCATATATGGAGAAGGGGCTCACCTTCGATCAGCGGCTTTCGGAGCTGGAGGGAGCAAGATTTTAATCTAGCATCTGTGTGCTA
The sequence above is a segment of the Nitrososphaerota archaeon genome. Coding sequences within it:
- a CDS encoding LLM class flavin-dependent oxidoreductase; its protein translation is MRLSWCLSSSFPELLKEARLCETVDLDGVWYSDYQAPFSETIELYVALTSVALRTRRVFVGSFVTDVLRRHPMVAAHAYASLSYIAPQRLILGLGAGAGTSHLSYGIKLHDLATKLKEGLKVIKSLWKASPEKPADFKGKHFTLERAGSPLKPASIIPIYIASYGPKMIEITAELADGWIPESHTPLTYKITLDKIYFLMRRFGREAEELEPCLAAIFYPFEPDTESYQRILNAAKHYLATYPDVLWAAGYGRNHPGLRTQHLMAKPNLWDELANEVPDDLADSTIIYGKVEECINRIAHFRDAGCQHIILEPYWIEKRKLKEAIRIAGNKIKPSIQSL
- a CDS encoding 50S ribosomal protein L40e — its product is MPITDVAKKQLAQKRKLFFKICLRCGKKNAITATRCRRCRSDDLRLKNRTLGAKK